One genomic region from Candidatus Neomarinimicrobiota bacterium encodes:
- a CDS encoding glutathione S-transferase N-terminal domain-containing protein: MYKVYGMMTSGNCYKVRLLLAQLGEDYDWEEIPSTRIKPRTPEFLKINPDGKVPVLVTKEGELLRESNAILCYLGEGTP; encoded by the coding sequence ATGTACAAAGTCTACGGCATGATGACCTCGGGGAACTGTTACAAGGTGCGGCTGCTGCTTGCCCAGCTGGGGGAGGACTACGACTGGGAGGAGATCCCTTCCACCCGGATCAAGCCCCGGACGCCGGAATTTCTGAAAATTAACCCCGATGGCAAGGTGCCGGTGCTCGTGACAAAAGAAGGGGAATTGTTGAGGGAGTCCAACGCCATCCTGTGCTACCTCGGGGAGGGCACGCCCTA